Proteins encoded in a region of the Paenibacillus wynnii genome:
- a CDS encoding PDZ domain-containing protein — protein sequence MNVIPELLGSLGNAVLQLLTQPYYYIALIFIALYYRRQVVLERKLVHVKLHSWGKETWRTVWTGLVMGLVVSVAAVLLGVSLSSTAVVIIWVVTLLLLLVRVRYLCFAYSIGLIGIIQFIVSFVPKGQSSGWLGGLVNAVREIDVPALLVLTALLHLAEALLVRRQGAKLASPLFLEGKRGKVVGGYQLQAFWPLPLFLLIPAGAGIGELPWHPLLGGGLGLVSLPVIIGFGEMTQGMLPRHKAARTSGRLLLYSIVLLGLSLLAAWWSPLTLLAALAAVTLHEGLIWWSALEERTTSPIFVHPQHGLKILAVLPESPAQELGILPGEVLLKVNGTLLTRKAQLHEALRMNPAFCKLEVQNAEGESKYMQRPIYDGDHHQLGIILAPETDEDITIHAYPSSIYGIVGMNTGATSKREQSLAASSSSVPLRNKDTESAKG from the coding sequence GTGAATGTTATTCCAGAACTGCTCGGAAGCTTGGGCAATGCCGTCTTACAACTGCTTACACAGCCTTATTATTATATTGCGCTTATATTTATTGCCCTTTATTATCGCAGACAGGTAGTACTTGAACGTAAGCTGGTGCATGTTAAGCTGCACAGTTGGGGGAAAGAAACGTGGCGTACGGTATGGACGGGTCTTGTTATGGGACTTGTGGTATCCGTTGCTGCGGTGCTGCTGGGAGTATCTCTGTCGAGTACGGCCGTAGTAATTATTTGGGTAGTGACGCTCTTATTGCTGCTAGTGCGAGTCCGCTATTTATGCTTTGCCTACTCTATCGGTCTGATAGGCATTATTCAATTTATAGTCTCATTTGTTCCAAAAGGTCAATCCAGTGGATGGCTGGGCGGTTTGGTGAATGCTGTTAGGGAGATCGATGTGCCGGCTCTGCTGGTGCTGACTGCTCTGCTTCACCTTGCGGAGGCGCTTCTGGTGCGGAGGCAGGGGGCCAAGCTGGCATCGCCGCTCTTCCTGGAAGGGAAGCGCGGGAAGGTTGTCGGCGGCTACCAGCTGCAGGCATTCTGGCCGCTGCCGCTGTTCCTGCTGATTCCCGCCGGAGCGGGAATCGGAGAGCTGCCATGGCACCCGCTGCTGGGCGGCGGCCTTGGCCTGGTGTCCTTGCCCGTCATCATCGGCTTCGGCGAGATGACGCAGGGCATGCTCCCGCGGCACAAGGCCGCCCGCACCTCAGGACGATTGCTGCTATACAGCATCGTCCTGCTGGGCTTAAGCCTGCTTGCCGCGTGGTGGAGCCCGCTGACGCTGCTCGCAGCGCTTGCAGCGGTAACCCTGCACGAAGGGCTGATCTGGTGGAGCGCTCTGGAGGAGCGCACCACCAGCCCCATCTTCGTGCATCCACAGCACGGCCTCAAGATCTTGGCCGTGCTGCCTGAGAGTCCGGCGCAGGAGCTTGGCATCCTGCCCGGCGAGGTCCTGCTTAAGGTCAACGGGACCCTGTTGACCCGCAAAGCGCAGCTGCATGAGGCGCTGCGCATGAACCCGGCATTTTGCAAGCTTGAGGTGCAAAATGCCGAGGGGGAAAGCAAGTATATGCAACGGCCCATCTACGATGGTGATCACCATCAGCTTGGAATCATACTGGCGCCAGAGACGGATGAAGATATAACCATACACGCCTACCCTTCAAGTATATATGGGATAGTAGGCATGAATACGGGTGCAACAAGCAAGCGTGAACAATCATTGGCTGCTTCATCATCATCAGTACCCTTACGCAATAAGGATACTGAATCGGCGAAAGGGTAA
- a CDS encoding response regulator, whose protein sequence is MIQVLIADDDSFIRESLRVLIGLDPNIEVTGAACNGSEALELLKSGIEADVVLMDIRMPVCGGVEGTRMIKEAFPQISVLMLTTFDDDEYIIEALRNGASGYLLKNIPPDRIIQGIKTVHEGNMLIHPDIARKLATFLQLAPSIEAVKPSSLDSYGLTKAEQAVVASIADGHSNKEIAGKLFLSEGTIKNYITDILSKLGLRDRTQIAIFYLKNQR, encoded by the coding sequence ATGATTCAGGTATTGATTGCAGATGACGATTCTTTTATTCGGGAAAGCTTGAGGGTGTTGATCGGACTAGATCCAAACATTGAAGTTACGGGGGCTGCATGCAATGGGAGCGAAGCTTTAGAACTGCTGAAGAGCGGTATTGAAGCCGATGTTGTCCTCATGGATATCAGGATGCCCGTATGCGGCGGAGTCGAAGGAACCCGAATGATTAAGGAGGCTTTTCCACAGATATCGGTGCTTATGCTGACAACCTTTGATGATGACGAATATATTATTGAGGCCCTCCGGAACGGAGCCAGCGGATACCTGCTCAAGAATATACCGCCAGACCGCATCATTCAAGGTATCAAAACCGTACATGAGGGCAATATGCTCATTCACCCGGATATCGCACGTAAGTTGGCCACATTCCTGCAACTTGCTCCATCCATCGAAGCTGTAAAACCTTCATCGCTGGATTCCTACGGATTAACCAAAGCCGAGCAAGCGGTGGTCGCTTCCATCGCCGATGGACATTCCAATAAGGAAATTGCCGGTAAGCTTTTTCTAAGTGAGGGGACCATCAAAAACTATATCACCGATATATTAAGCAAACTCGGCCTGCGTGATCGTACACAAATTGCGATATTCTACCTGAAGAATCAACGTTGA
- a CDS encoding sensor histidine kinase — MTRELSILRYGLIIVPSFITSYVLEYVDDGMFTLHFLLLLLLVSLGLKLPGIYSALTGSMELLFTAWLCHEYGSLMLFPAVSALLFYSQLGPRYIPNLLTSIHLILINVAFMGATPLLLAYINITFLLAAILTAQLNRAARGREETLLLYDELRKRHFELDETRNRLLQYAAQVENAAQSEERVRISRQLHDDIGHRLIRVKMMMEAAIHTLPSSPDTGMALMGQIRDQVSASMDDMRSAVKRINYAPQLEGAYALDRLLEETGRDTGIVTSYTAEGVPFQLYPSIQVVLYKNAREAITNGLRHGGATEIRIKVRYSELEITMEVSNNGVLPHGEELSKLQRSGGMGLKGMTERTRLINGVLDLRLEPYFTVITRLPVVKQSEIR, encoded by the coding sequence GTGACCCGAGAGCTGAGTATTTTGCGATACGGACTTATTATTGTACCTTCATTTATTACTTCTTACGTCCTTGAATACGTGGATGATGGAATGTTTACGCTGCACTTTTTGCTCCTGTTGCTGTTAGTGTCGCTGGGACTTAAGCTTCCCGGGATATACTCAGCGCTTACTGGCTCTATGGAGTTGTTATTTACAGCTTGGCTATGCCATGAATACGGCAGCTTAATGCTCTTCCCGGCGGTTTCTGCACTGCTTTTTTATTCACAGCTGGGGCCTCGGTACATACCTAATTTGCTGACCAGTATTCATTTGATCTTAATAAATGTTGCATTTATGGGCGCTACCCCGCTCTTGCTAGCTTACATCAACATCACCTTTCTTCTCGCAGCTATTCTTACGGCCCAACTTAACCGGGCGGCGCGCGGTCGTGAAGAAACACTGCTCCTGTATGATGAGCTCCGCAAACGACATTTCGAACTGGATGAGACCCGCAATAGACTGCTGCAATATGCTGCTCAGGTGGAGAACGCCGCTCAATCCGAGGAAAGAGTACGCATATCTCGCCAGCTGCACGATGATATCGGGCATCGGCTGATCCGTGTAAAGATGATGATGGAGGCAGCGATACATACCCTTCCCAGCTCACCCGACACAGGCATGGCCCTGATGGGTCAGATCCGCGATCAGGTGTCTGCCAGCATGGATGACATGCGTTCAGCAGTTAAGCGTATTAATTACGCCCCTCAACTGGAGGGCGCCTACGCTTTAGATCGGCTGCTGGAGGAAACAGGACGGGATACCGGTATAGTCACTTCCTACACTGCGGAGGGGGTACCTTTCCAGCTCTACCCAAGCATTCAGGTGGTCTTGTACAAAAATGCACGGGAAGCCATCACGAACGGTCTGCGGCATGGAGGAGCAACAGAAATTCGAATAAAGGTACGCTATAGCGAGTTGGAAATTACGATGGAGGTCAGCAACAACGGTGTCCTGCCCCATGGTGAAGAACTAAGCAAGCTCCAACGCTCCGGCGGCATGGGGCTAAAGGGGATGACCGAAAGAACCCGGCTTATTAACGGGGTTCTAGATCTGCGGTTGGAACCCTATTTTACAGTAATAACAAGACTTCCTGTGGTTAAGCAAAGTGAGATTAGATAA
- a CDS encoding ABC transporter ATP-binding protein, producing the protein MALVVVNDAVKRYDGKLTVDHVNLSIQQGEIFGLLGPNGAGKSTTISMICGLLKIDGGDILIDGVSVITHPLEVKRRIGLVPQELALYDTLTATENVTFFGKLYGLRGKLLKERVAEALEFTGLSDRAKEKPSTFSGGMKRRLNIACAIMHRPKLIIMDEPTVGIDPQSRNHILESVKALNKMGSTVIYTSHYMEEVAAICDRVAIMDKGHIIACGTEKELRERVAQEEKIVIKATNISSALKDELRLHPRISRVEVNGDLVELYLPSSQSELQDILFIFAKHEGVIGSLHIEEPDLETLFLSLTGRTLRD; encoded by the coding sequence ATGGCACTTGTAGTCGTGAATGATGCAGTGAAACGGTATGACGGTAAATTAACGGTGGATCATGTCAATCTCAGCATTCAGCAAGGTGAGATTTTTGGATTACTCGGCCCGAATGGCGCGGGGAAAAGTACTACGATCAGCATGATTTGTGGACTGCTCAAAATCGACGGCGGTGATATTCTCATCGATGGGGTTTCCGTTATTACCCATCCCTTAGAGGTTAAGAGAAGAATTGGGTTGGTTCCTCAGGAGCTGGCGCTTTATGATACGCTGACTGCCACTGAGAACGTTACCTTTTTCGGGAAATTATACGGTTTACGCGGAAAGTTATTGAAGGAGAGGGTAGCGGAAGCCTTGGAGTTTACGGGCCTCAGTGACCGGGCCAAGGAGAAACCTTCTACCTTCTCAGGTGGGATGAAAAGAAGACTCAATATCGCGTGTGCCATTATGCACCGGCCGAAGCTGATTATTATGGATGAACCCACCGTCGGTATTGATCCCCAATCGCGGAATCATATCCTTGAATCGGTCAAGGCACTTAATAAAATGGGTTCTACTGTGATCTACACCAGTCACTATATGGAAGAGGTTGCCGCAATTTGTGACCGTGTAGCCATTATGGATAAAGGACATATTATCGCCTGCGGAACGGAAAAAGAGCTCCGCGAAAGGGTTGCCCAGGAGGAAAAAATCGTTATTAAAGCAACGAATATCAGTTCGGCATTGAAGGATGAATTAAGGCTCCATCCACGAATCAGTCGTGTTGAGGTGAACGGTGACTTGGTCGAGCTCTATTTACCCTCTTCCCAATCCGAACTTCAGGATATTTTATTTATTTTTGCCAAACATGAAGGGGTTATTGGTTCTTTGCACATTGAGGAGCCTGATCTGGAGACCCTTTTTCTAAGCTTGACCGGACGGACATTGCGGGACTAA
- a CDS encoding ABC transporter permease, which produces MNIWTIMIYELRRLFRSRSMLLNQFLLPLVLIFLLGSALSGVVGIEETQKIEPVRVGVVNLSEGDAESSNMIKSFLSTPEIKEIIIPFEVDGRENVESGLRSGKYGYAVVVPPDFDTNVLSGKTAGLEFILGKESSENVIAGTVFDNFLNRINYNQAAAVTLGPDVLLATAPSADSKPSVRLGKLSEEGSTYTASQFYAASMLLMFLLYSGMTVCTSLFNERESRTLFRINSMPVKGSQLFIGKILGIGLVTILQGAVIILITHWLFGVDWGNRPGLLALTCILMIIAAMTLSIIVAMFLKTAASARSLIATLTVIMTFSSGGMFPLPDSWVNSVGAFTINHWGLQAILRMILHSELSQIIPKLLMLALISFVLFLAAFISYRKVGYHE; this is translated from the coding sequence ATGAACATATGGACGATTATGATTTATGAGCTGCGGCGATTGTTTCGTTCCCGCTCTATGCTGCTGAACCAGTTTTTACTGCCCTTAGTCTTAATCTTTCTCCTTGGTTCTGCACTTTCCGGGGTAGTTGGGATCGAAGAGACCCAGAAGATTGAACCCGTAAGGGTTGGAGTAGTGAATCTCTCTGAAGGAGATGCAGAATCTTCGAATATGATTAAAAGCTTCCTCAGCACACCGGAGATAAAAGAAATCATTATCCCTTTTGAGGTAGACGGACGAGAAAACGTTGAAAGCGGCCTGCGCTCCGGTAAGTATGGATATGCAGTAGTCGTTCCGCCTGACTTTGATACAAATGTGCTAAGTGGAAAAACAGCTGGGCTCGAATTTATTTTGGGCAAGGAGAGTTCAGAGAATGTGATTGCGGGTACGGTTTTTGATAATTTTTTGAACAGGATTAACTATAATCAAGCTGCAGCGGTTACCCTTGGACCTGACGTGTTGTTAGCCACCGCTCCTTCCGCAGACTCGAAGCCTTCCGTAAGGTTAGGGAAGTTGAGTGAGGAAGGGAGTACCTATACAGCTTCTCAATTTTACGCAGCCTCCATGCTCCTCATGTTTCTGCTGTATTCAGGAATGACGGTATGCACTTCACTTTTTAATGAAAGAGAAAGCCGTACTTTGTTCCGCATCAACTCCATGCCAGTCAAAGGGTCACAGCTATTCATAGGTAAGATCCTGGGAATCGGGTTAGTGACCATTCTTCAAGGTGCTGTAATCATTCTTATCACTCATTGGTTGTTTGGGGTAGACTGGGGGAACCGTCCGGGGCTGTTGGCACTTACCTGTATCCTGATGATTATTGCAGCAATGACATTATCTATTATAGTAGCTATGTTTCTCAAAACAGCAGCAAGCGCAAGAAGCCTGATTGCTACGTTGACGGTGATAATGACCTTTAGTAGTGGGGGGATGTTCCCATTGCCGGATTCATGGGTGAATTCTGTCGGTGCCTTTACGATTAATCACTGGGGATTGCAAGCTATTCTGAGGATGATCCTGCATTCCGAGCTGTCGCAAATTATCCCTAAGTTGCTAATGCTGGCTCTGATCAGTTTTGTGTTGTTCCTTGCTGCGTTTATTTCGTACCGGAAGGTGGGTTACCATGAATAA
- a CDS encoding ABC transporter permease: MNNIFTITWNMVKRTIGSRKGFISYIILPGLVLAGLISLTGGSSEYQSVIMYTNIDQGRAGEHILSELTRIREYKLVEQADEAALKNAVIEQKGISALLIPANYSEGLLAGEEPQISVYELKATEGSILFKMKVSEIADRLEETAAMVGSSSAMAGEKESQFSAVLQKVEEHKVGSVRTDYNLYSKMGLTTITGFTLMFLMGLVTTSVTLIMDDRRQRTMLRMFSAPVRSFEIAIGNFLGSFTVGTLQIVVMLIFGKWILRYDYGLPIFTYFLILSAFMLVSMGIASTVAGLIRNPNNAGMLNMLILTPTCMLGGCFWPISIMPDYMKKAANFVPQKWAIQAVDIASTGGSWNELWLPFAILGLMAAVLLTIGSTILQPGEAGVKA; encoded by the coding sequence ATGAATAATATCTTTACGATTACCTGGAATATGGTGAAGAGGACCATAGGCTCACGCAAAGGTTTCATTAGTTATATTATACTCCCGGGCCTTGTACTTGCGGGGCTCATATCCTTAACCGGCGGTTCGAGTGAATACCAGTCTGTAATCATGTATACCAATATAGATCAGGGCAGAGCAGGAGAGCATATTCTCTCGGAGCTTACCCGAATAAGAGAATATAAGTTAGTGGAACAGGCGGATGAAGCTGCGTTAAAAAACGCTGTGATTGAGCAAAAGGGAATATCGGCCCTTTTGATTCCCGCTAATTACAGCGAAGGATTATTGGCTGGAGAGGAACCTCAAATCAGTGTATACGAACTTAAAGCTACAGAGGGAAGTATCTTGTTCAAAATGAAAGTGTCTGAAATTGCTGATCGGCTGGAAGAGACCGCTGCAATGGTGGGATCCTCCAGTGCAATGGCAGGGGAGAAAGAATCACAATTTAGTGCGGTGCTGCAAAAAGTAGAAGAGCACAAGGTAGGGAGCGTAAGGACAGATTATAATCTGTATTCCAAGATGGGACTTACCACTATTACAGGTTTTACACTGATGTTCCTTATGGGGCTTGTAACCACTTCCGTTACTCTGATTATGGATGACCGGAGACAGCGCACCATGCTGCGGATGTTCAGTGCTCCGGTACGTTCTTTTGAGATTGCAATCGGTAACTTTCTGGGCAGCTTTACGGTGGGCACCCTTCAGATCGTTGTGATGCTTATATTTGGTAAATGGATTCTACGCTATGACTATGGGCTGCCGATCTTCACGTATTTCTTGATTCTCTCCGCATTTATGCTGGTTTCCATGGGGATAGCGAGCACAGTAGCAGGGTTGATCCGTAACCCCAATAATGCAGGAATGCTAAATATGCTTATCCTAACCCCGACCTGTATGTTGGGCGGCTGCTTCTGGCCGATATCAATTATGCCGGATTATATGAAGAAGGCCGCTAACTTCGTGCCTCAGAAGTGGGCTATACAAGCCGTCGATATTGCCTCCACTGGAGGAAGTTGGAATGAGCTGTGGCTCCCCTTCGCCATTCTTGGGCTTATGGCTGCGGTTCTTCTTACCATCGGGTCCACGATTCTTCAGCCAGGCGAGGCGGGAGTGAAGGCTTAA
- a CDS encoding cation:proton antiporter, with the protein MEFIFYLVLILLFTKLAGDVSLRLGQPAVLGKLIVGIILGPAVLGWVHDSEFIHYISEIGVLMLMFIAGLETDLDQLRKNWKSAFAVAVGGIILPFVGGYFIGDWFGFSYYNSLFMGVILSATSVSISVQVLKDMNKLNSREGSTILGAAVVDDILVVVLLAVLMSFSGTEADMSLGLLIGKKVLFFIVAILAGGFLVPWVMKWLAPLRVTEATITAALVVCFGYAYFAELMGMAGIIGAFAAGIAISQTPFKHTVEEKLEPIAYSIFVPVFFVSIGLSVSFTGVGGQLGFVIAVTLVAILSKLLGGGLGARFTGFNNRSSLIIGSGMISRGEVALIIAAAGLESGLLLQQYFTSVIIVVIVTTLVTPPLLKYMFREPK; encoded by the coding sequence ATGGAATTTATTTTTTATCTTGTACTGATTCTTCTGTTCACCAAGCTGGCAGGAGATGTATCATTACGGCTGGGACAGCCGGCGGTGTTGGGGAAGTTAATTGTAGGTATTATTTTGGGGCCCGCGGTACTCGGATGGGTTCATGATAGTGAGTTTATTCATTATATCTCGGAGATTGGTGTATTGATGTTGATGTTCATTGCGGGCCTGGAAACAGACCTGGATCAGCTCCGCAAAAATTGGAAGTCGGCCTTCGCAGTAGCTGTAGGGGGAATTATTTTACCCTTTGTGGGCGGCTATTTTATAGGGGATTGGTTCGGTTTCTCCTATTACAATTCCTTATTCATGGGTGTTATTCTCAGTGCTACATCTGTTAGTATTTCAGTGCAGGTGTTGAAGGATATGAACAAGCTGAATTCACGAGAAGGCTCTACTATTTTGGGGGCTGCTGTGGTGGATGATATATTGGTAGTCGTTCTGTTGGCGGTACTTATGAGCTTTTCCGGAACAGAAGCGGATATGTCACTGGGGCTTCTCATTGGTAAAAAGGTGCTCTTTTTTATAGTTGCCATACTTGCTGGCGGGTTCCTGGTGCCTTGGGTTATGAAATGGCTCGCTCCGTTAAGAGTTACAGAAGCGACCATTACAGCTGCTCTGGTGGTTTGCTTCGGCTACGCCTATTTCGCTGAGTTGATGGGCATGGCTGGGATTATCGGTGCTTTTGCCGCCGGGATCGCTATTTCCCAGACACCGTTCAAGCATACCGTAGAAGAGAAGCTAGAACCGATCGCTTATTCGATCTTTGTACCGGTCTTTTTTGTAAGTATTGGGTTAAGTGTTTCCTTTACAGGTGTCGGAGGGCAATTGGGATTTGTTATCGCAGTGACTCTGGTGGCAATATTGAGCAAATTGTTGGGTGGAGGATTAGGCGCCCGGTTTACCGGGTTTAACAACCGTTCTTCCCTAATTATTGGTTCAGGAATGATATCGCGGGGGGAAGTCGCTTTAATTATAGCTGCTGCAGGTCTGGAAAGCGGCCTACTGCTGCAACAATACTTCACCTCTGTGATTATTGTGGTGATTGTAACCACGCTTGTAACCCCACCTTTGCTAAAATATATGTTCCGTGAGCCCAAGTAG
- a CDS encoding efflux RND transporter permease subunit — MTWLTKWSFNNKGALGLLVIMALVVGILSYTTLPMEFMPEADNPQVTVTVLGPGQDAHSMEANVTKPIEAVASLIKGKKELLSTSGDGYAKVDIYFDSKINMKDAAQEVQQAVDSLQFPQGVMDPFVLQLNTSMIPVSELTLSFDEGLTKENLKLAEETIIPEFQKIEGVSNVALYGKVSPQVKVKLDPQLMAAKGVATQQVLGLLQGRNVSASIGEQTIGGQTGNINLVSSIDSLDTLKKLPVSQGVTLQDIASVKMNEDQESISRSNGKDVLFAIITKEANANAVDVGNGVKETVKTINTTVKNAETAVIFSTSDMVVTSVNSMMREVLLGALFATIVILIFLRNVKATLITAVSIPLSLAVTLYLLSISGITLNIITLGGVAVAVGRLVDDSIVVIENIYRRMQKETFSRDMIISATKEVARAITTSTIATVAVFLPMGLLRGGLQAFLLPFALTVTYSLLTSLVVALTVVPLLSSWMLRSTTMKEHAPSKRFTKFLEWNLYHKWVTLSLGLILLVGSIAAYISMPKAALDASDASNVSIQLKYPNDVPVTEVMEKGKQLEQDLMKQPQAETVIMQSGNSADSAKWGNVSALTQVDFIVMMKEGEDAQAFIDYVREAGSSYTGATLTANAGSLMGSTSTSEYIDIVGNDLTAITKVAEEVAAKVKTVDGIQKISSNMEDTKPVFSFKVDPAQVNAQEISMQLGAMLNPIPLGQIDLDGSPAGVVLEPVVQPKTQQDLKNMIIMTAGGPQPLSKLATLEVRNEPAMLFHKDGKPYVRITAEVDPKKVSKIGADIKKEADSVKLPEGVTLFAGGASVDQSGDFSDLGMTALISIGLVYLIMVLTFKTLRAPLAIMFSLPLAAIGAILGLIVSGVTPDFTAMFGALMLIGIVVTNAIVLIDRIKQNEEHMSIREAILEAAGTRMRPILMTAIATICAMLPLLFGDPEQGSIVSQSLAIVVIGGLTVATALTLIVVPAIYELFYFRKSAKERREVKKISAQAPTQVL, encoded by the coding sequence ATGACATGGTTAACAAAATGGTCGTTCAATAACAAGGGTGCGTTGGGGCTCTTGGTTATTATGGCGCTTGTAGTGGGAATTTTAAGTTACACTACATTGCCAATGGAGTTTATGCCGGAGGCGGATAATCCTCAGGTTACAGTCACGGTACTTGGGCCTGGACAGGATGCACATTCGATGGAGGCTAACGTTACGAAGCCTATAGAAGCGGTGGCCTCTTTGATTAAAGGAAAGAAGGAGCTGCTGTCTACTTCTGGGGATGGTTATGCGAAGGTAGATATTTATTTTGATTCTAAAATCAATATGAAGGATGCCGCTCAGGAGGTTCAGCAGGCAGTAGACTCACTACAATTTCCTCAAGGTGTTATGGATCCGTTTGTCCTTCAGTTGAACACCTCCATGATTCCCGTATCTGAGCTTACTCTTTCATTCGATGAAGGGTTGACGAAAGAAAATCTTAAGCTGGCGGAAGAAACGATAATCCCGGAGTTCCAAAAAATTGAAGGAGTATCCAATGTCGCCTTATACGGCAAAGTATCTCCTCAGGTGAAGGTTAAGCTGGATCCGCAGTTAATGGCTGCGAAGGGTGTGGCTACCCAGCAGGTCCTTGGTCTGCTTCAGGGTCGTAACGTATCGGCCTCCATCGGGGAACAGACCATCGGCGGCCAAACAGGTAATATCAATCTGGTCTCCAGCATCGATAGTCTGGATACCTTGAAAAAACTGCCTGTCTCGCAAGGAGTAACCCTGCAAGATATTGCTTCAGTTAAAATGAATGAAGACCAAGAAAGTATCAGCCGTTCGAACGGCAAAGACGTTTTGTTCGCCATAATTACCAAAGAAGCCAATGCAAATGCAGTGGATGTCGGCAATGGGGTCAAGGAAACCGTCAAAACCATTAATACAACGGTAAAGAATGCAGAGACAGCCGTAATATTCAGCACCTCAGATATGGTGGTGACATCGGTTAACAGTATGATGCGCGAGGTTCTGTTGGGTGCTCTATTCGCAACAATTGTTATCCTGATATTCCTTCGTAATGTAAAAGCCACGCTTATAACGGCGGTATCCATCCCGTTGTCATTAGCCGTAACGTTATATTTACTTAGCATATCCGGTATAACCTTGAACATTATTACCCTCGGAGGCGTTGCGGTTGCAGTGGGTCGTCTGGTTGACGACAGCATCGTGGTTATAGAGAATATTTATCGTAGAATGCAGAAAGAGACTTTCTCGCGCGATATGATTATCAGTGCGACCAAAGAAGTAGCAAGAGCAATAACTACCTCAACGATTGCAACAGTTGCTGTATTCTTGCCTATGGGACTGCTGCGCGGAGGATTACAAGCCTTCCTGCTGCCATTCGCCTTAACGGTAACCTACTCCTTGTTGACTTCATTAGTGGTAGCGTTAACCGTTGTGCCTTTGTTAAGTTCATGGATGCTACGCAGCACAACTATGAAAGAACATGCACCCTCTAAGCGCTTCACAAAATTCTTGGAATGGAATCTGTATCATAAGTGGGTAACCTTGTCACTGGGACTGATCCTTCTTGTGGGCTCCATTGCTGCCTACATCTCGATGCCAAAAGCTGCACTGGATGCATCGGATGCCAGCAATGTATCGATTCAATTGAAATATCCAAATGATGTTCCAGTTACAGAAGTAATGGAGAAGGGTAAGCAGTTGGAACAGGATTTGATGAAGCAGCCGCAAGCAGAAACGGTCATAATGCAATCCGGTAACAGTGCGGATTCAGCGAAATGGGGCAATGTATCGGCACTGACTCAAGTAGATTTTATCGTTATGATGAAAGAAGGCGAAGATGCTCAGGCATTCATTGACTATGTCCGCGAGGCTGGATCTTCTTATACTGGAGCCACGCTAACGGCTAATGCAGGTAGCCTAATGGGCTCAACTTCAACAAGTGAGTATATTGATATCGTGGGCAATGATCTAACTGCAATTACAAAGGTTGCTGAAGAAGTGGCCGCCAAAGTAAAAACCGTAGATGGCATTCAAAAAATAAGCAGCAACATGGAAGATACGAAGCCCGTGTTCTCCTTCAAGGTTGATCCGGCACAGGTCAACGCACAAGAGATTTCCATGCAGCTAGGGGCGATGCTGAACCCGATTCCGCTTGGACAGATAGATCTGGACGGTTCTCCAGCCGGAGTAGTATTGGAACCTGTTGTCCAACCGAAAACTCAGCAGGACTTAAAGAATATGATCATTATGACCGCAGGCGGACCGCAACCATTGTCTAAGTTGGCAACACTTGAGGTACGGAATGAACCTGCAATGCTCTTTCACAAAGACGGAAAGCCCTATGTACGCATCACTGCTGAAGTAGATCCGAAGAAAGTATCCAAGATTGGTGCAGATATTAAAAAAGAAGCGGATAGTGTTAAACTTCCAGAGGGAGTTACTCTATTTGCAGGTGGAGCTTCTGTGGATCAGTCCGGTGATTTCAGCGACCTAGGAATGACAGCTCTTATCTCCATTGGTCTAGTTTACTTGATTATGGTGTTGACCTTTAAGACTCTTCGCGCTCCACTTGCCATTATGTTCTCCTTGCCGCTTGCTGCTATCGGAGCGATCCTTGGGCTTATCGTGTCTGGTGTGACCCCGGATTTCACAGCGATGTTCGGAGCGCTCATGCTTATTGGGATTGTAGTCACGAATGCTATTGTGCTCATTGATCGAATTAAGCAGAACGAGGAGCATATGAGTATCCGCGAAGCCATACTTGAAGCAGCTGGAACTCGGATGCGTCCAATTCTGATGACGGCCATTGCAACCATTTGTGCCATGCTCCCGTTACTCTTCGGAGATCCAGAGCAGGGCAGTATTGTCTCGCAAAGTTTGGCGATCGTAGTGATCGGCGGTTTAACCGTCGCGACGGCACTGACGTTAATTGTAGTCCCTGCCATCTATGAATTGTTTTACTTCCGTAAATCGGCTAAAGAGCGCAGAGAGGTCAAAAAGATCTCTGCCCAAGCTCCAACCCAAGTTCTATAA